From the genome of Malus domestica chromosome 04, GDT2T_hap1, one region includes:
- the LOC139195006 gene encoding uncharacterized protein, giving the protein MAQGMQNQANEVNELKKQMGQMAEFLGQFRENGKLPSITVVNPKGGFEFAKAITLRSGKEVRNKEDEKIQIEEEEQTYPTVRVAPPMPQPSKTSHPSISGKIVPNVVISNTNLPNVLFPRRFAQSKKEESEKDILDTFRKVQVNIPLLDAIKQVPRYVKFLKELCTTRKRISNKEVVKVSENVSAVLQRKLPPKCKDPGSFTIPCIIGNTRFEQCLLDLGASINVMPYSIYASMNLGELKQDGVIIQLADRSNAYPKGVLEDVLVQVNHRIFHADFYVLEMEDSSHAPSLPILLGRPFMKTARTKIDVFTGTLTMEFDGDIIRFNLSETIKYPIEDHSCFAIDIVDSLAQVHLDRMNDDALEIALVHGIGARNEGGGILATHGMESDHIVVPPCGEVFEMVAALQSLPSQSGKSPLSILDSVLANKLLPSIVQPLTLELKPLPSHLKYVFLGEDQTLPVIISSSLTAQEEDKLIRVLKEHKSAIGWTLADIKGISPTTCMHCILLEEGAKPSREAQRRLNPPMLEVVKNKVIKLLDCGVIYPISDSRWVSPVQVVSKKSRVTVVKNEEQELVPTRVVTGWRVCIDYRKLNAMTRKDHFPLPFLDQMLERLAALKYLFTKKEAKPRLIRWMLLLQEFDIEIRDKKGVENVVADHLSRMVHEEASPISKTFPDEQLMSI; this is encoded by the coding sequence atggcgcagggaatgcaaaacCAAGCAAATGAGGTTAATGAGCtaaagaagcaaatgggccaaatggccgaatttttgggacaattccgtgaaaatggtaagttaccaagcatTACGGTGGTCAATCCCAAGGGTGGTTTCGAATTTGCAAAAGCTATCACActaagaagtggaaaagaagtgagaaacaaggaagatgagaagatacaaaTCGAAGAAGAGGAGCAAACTTACCCCACGGTAAGGGTAGCACcacccatgccgcagccatctaagacCTCCCATCCATCCATCTCAGGTAAGAttgttccaaatgttgtgatttcgaacactaatctgcccaatgttcTTTTCCCTCGTAGATTTGCACAatcgaagaaggaagaaagcgAAAAGGACATTTTGGATACCTTTCGAAAAGTCCAAGTAAACATTCCTTTACTTGATGCTATTAAGCAAGTGCCCAGGTATGTAAAGTTTTTAAAAGAGTTATGCACAACTAGGAAacgaatttcaaacaaagaagttgtgaaagtaagtgaaaatgtatcCGCGGTTTTGCAACGAAAGTTACCTCCAAAGTGTAAGGATCCAGGGAGCTTTACTATCCCATGCATAATTggaaacactagatttgaacaatgcttgttagatttaggtgcttctattaatgttatgccatattccatttatgcatcaatgAACCTTGGTGAGTTAAAACAAGATGGCGTTATaattcaattggccgatcgttctaacgcttatcccaagggagtccttgaggatgttttagtgcaggttaatcatcgTATCTTTCATGCAGATTTTTATGTCTTAGAAATGGAGGATTCGagccatgctccatcattgccaatcttgctaggccgaccattcatgaaaacagcgagAACAAAGATAGACGTGTTTACAGGAACATTAACCATGGAGTTTGATGGGGACATTATtcgttttaatctttctgaaaccattaaatatccaattgaggaccattcttgttttgctattgacattgttgattctttggcaCAGGTACATTTAGATCGAATGaacgacgatgcacttgaaataGCCTTAGTGCACGGCATAGGAGCAAGAAATGAGGGTGGGGGAATCCTTGCAACCCACGGCATGGAATCTGACCATATTGTCGTGCCCCCTTGTGGTGAAGTGTTTGAAATGGTCGCGGCCCTCCAGTCATTGCCCTCACAATCTGGTAAGTCTCCACTCTCAATTTTAGATTCGGTTTTGGCTAACAAGTTACTTCCATCAATTGTGCAGCCACTTACACTTGAGTTAAAGCCATTACCTAGTCActtgaagtatgttttcttgggagaagatCAGACACTACCCGTCATCATATCTAGCTCACTCAcggcccaagaagaagacaagttgATAAGGGTGTTAAAGGAGCACAAATCTGCCATTGGATGGACCTTGGCGGATATCAAAGGCATTAGTCCCACCACGTGCATGCATTGCATCCTTTTGGAGGAGGGAGCCAAGCCATCTCGGGAGGCTCAACGTCGCCTTAATCCACCCATGTTGGAAGTAGTAAAAAATAAGGTTATAAAATTGCTTGATTGTGGTGTTATATATCCTatttctgatagtcgttgggtgtcaccCGTGCAAGTTGTTTCAAAGAAGTCCAGAGtcacggtggtgaagaatgaagaacaagaGCTTGTACCCACTCGTGTTGTGACCGGTTGgcgtgtttgtattgattacaggaagttaaatgccatgacaaggaaggatcactttccATTGCCATTCCTGgaccaaatgttagaaaggttagccg